The genomic window CAAAACCAGGATTTCTTCGCCGTTATAGTTATCCATGTTTTAGAGCTATGCTGTTTTGAATGCTTCCAAAACTTGTATAACGTCTTCCAGAACTTCCGCCACGTTTTAGAGCTATGCTGTTTTGAATGCTTCCAAAACGTAGCAAGAAGTTAGTAGCACAGGTTAAACGTTTTAGAGCTATGCTGTTTTGAATGCTTCCAAAACATGACAAAAAACACGAACGAATAATCAACCGTTTTAGAGCTATGCTGTTTTGAATGCTTCCAAAACTGCAAAAAATTCAAGTAACTGATACGACAAGTTTTAGAGCTATGCTGTTTTGAATGCTTCCAAAACGACTATGTAAAAGGTAATTTTAATGAGGAAGTTTTAGAGCTATGCTGTTTTGAATGCTTCCAAAACCAAAACAACGGCTATACGTTGAATTGGAACGTTTTAGAGCTATGCTGTTTTGAATGCTTCCAAAACTTGACTGAACTCTTCTTTGTCCTTTATAGTGTTTTAGAGCTATGCTGTTTTGAATGCTTCCAAAACAGTTGCTAGAGTTTCATTCACTTCTGATACGTTTTAGAGCTATGCTGTTTTGAATGCTTCCAAAACAGAGGAGTGAACAGATGACAAACAATATATGTTTTAGAGCTATGCTGTTTTGAATGCTTCCAAAACACAACAAGAAGGGGTGACACATGAAGAATAGTTTTAGAGCTATGCTGTTTTGAATGCTTCCAAAACAGTTGCTAGAGTTTCATTCACTTCTGATACGTTTTAGAGCTATGCTGTTTTGAATGCTTCCAAAACTATCAAAGAAAGTCAAAAGAGAACTAATGAGTTTTAGAGCTATGCTGTTTTGAATGCTTCCAAAACAATGTTGTATCTGTTACCATCATTCCGACGGTTTTAGAGCTATGCTGTTTTGAATGCTTCCAAAACAGGCGTTACAACAACAATTGTAACAACTGAGTTTTAGAGCTATGCTGTTTTGAATGCTTCCAAAACAGTTTTTAATAGATGAAGACCCAAACAAATGTTTTAGAGCTATGCTGTTTTGAATGCTTCCAAAACAAAGGAAGTCGTCATGTATCCCCTTTTTACGTTTTAGAGCTATGCTGTTTTGAATGCTTCCAAAACATTTAAAAGCGATTTTCTTTTGAATTTGCTGTTTTAGAGCTATGCTGTTTTGAATGCTTCCAAAACATCAAATGCGGCTACAATGTTCTTAACTGCGTTTTAGAGCTATGCTGTTTTGAATGCTTCCAAAACAACTAAATATAAATTTTTGTCCATATTGTTGTTTTAGAGCTATGCTGTTTTGAATGCTTCCAAAACATACTTTTCTTAGCTTGTTCCAAAATACCTGTTTTAGAGCTATGCTGTTTTGAATGCTTCCAAAACTTTTTACGCTTCAGTTGAGTGTGTGCAACGGTTTTAGAGTTATGTTGTTTTGACTGTTACCAAATAAGCCTGATGATGAATTTTTAAGTTTGCTTTTACAAAGTCAGTTGTGTTCCTTTAGTTGATTAGAAAGGCGGTCGATCGGATGGATTCTTTTTCTTTTGTTCTGAATAATACACCTTGGCAGCGAGCAGCCAGCTGTTTTGTTCGTATGACGGTTTTTGTGTTGGAGAGACATATCCCCATTCAAGATGAGTTTGATGAAAATGATGGGGATGGGACGACGTATGCAGTAGCGTATGAAGGCGAGCTTCCTGTAGCCACAGCCAGATTTACAAAAGTAGCGGATGGCTTCGCTAAAATCACCCGGGTGGCAACGATAAAAGACTATAGAGGCTATCATTTAGGCTCAAAGCTGATTCAATTGATGGAGGAATACGCTGCTTCCGAAGGGATAGAAAAGCTAGATATCCATTCTGAGTTGACTGCTGTCGAATTTTACAAGAAAAACGGATATGTGCTGTCATCAGAAGTCTATCTTGAAGACGGGGTTGAATGTCAGACGCTAACAAAAACGATTATAGATAAATGATTTTTTTAATAAGCAGTGGAGTAACCACAGATAAATGATCTGAGGGTTGCTCCATTTTTTTGATTTGAGCATAACAATAAATAATGAAAAAATCGAAGGTTGACCCTCACATCATGTGAGGCTTTATGATGGAGGTACAGAGCTGGGGTGATTGATAGAGAAGCCCCAGAATCAAGGAGGAGTTCGATGGATAGATATGAACTGAAAGCGATTGGCACTGTTCACAAAGAAGCGGATATGCTGGTTGTTGAAATGACAGAAAAAAGGCTGACAGCTGCGATGAAAAATCTATCCTTGTTCAGCCACGCAACGTTTATTTTTAGTGATGGCCGTGGTCGTTTGAAGGTACGTGTGTTGGCAATGTCTGAGGTAGATGAAAAAAATGGCAGGCTTGTTTTAGCGGAGGGTGGCGGCTTGTTAGAAGGAAATGCAGTCTATGATATCAAGCCATATATTCCTTGTGAGGATCGCCTGCTTACGGAACAACAAATGATTGACACTGCTCAACCGGATAAAGCGGAGAAAACCGGTGGGGATGAGGTACTTCAGCTTGCTTCAGCAGGGCAAATAAGAAAAAAACAGGGACGGTATTTCCTCTACCCTGAGGACTTTGATAGCTTCTTAGCAAGTATCAGTGGCAGCGAGTATGTCAAAGTGTTGTGGTGGTTTTCTCGCTTTGATAAAAAAGAATATCGAAGAAGCTTGCAAGGGGAGCCGCCATACGAAAATGCGCCCAGAAGTGGTGTGCTGGCCACTCGTTCCCCTGTCCGGCCCAATCCGATTGCCTTAACGGTTGTGCAGATCCTAGCGATTGATTATGAAGAGCAATCGATTGAAGTGATTGGTTTAGACTGCTTTGATCGTACGCCGTTTATAGATATTCGATCTTATATTCCGTCTGTGGATGTCGTGTCGGACTACAAGGTTCCTTCTTGGCTGACGCACTGGCCAGAGTATAAAGAGCTGGAGACAACATCTTCTGAGAAAAAGCTAGTATTGGATGACAGCGATGAGGAACAATTAGATTCTTTTCTAAAAACAGGAC from Enterococcus sp. 9E7_DIV0242 includes these protein-coding regions:
- a CDS encoding GNAT family N-acetyltransferase, with the protein product MDSFSFVLNNTPWQRAASCFVRMTVFVLERHIPIQDEFDENDGDGTTYAVAYEGELPVATARFTKVADGFAKITRVATIKDYRGYHLGSKLIQLMEEYAASEGIEKLDIHSELTAVEFYKKNGYVLSSEVYLEDGVECQTLTKTIIDK